Proteins found in one Acanthopagrus latus isolate v.2019 chromosome 3, fAcaLat1.1, whole genome shotgun sequence genomic segment:
- the fam131ba gene encoding uncharacterized protein fam131ba isoform X5 yields MGCIGSRTITADAVPVRKDGDQLSMEDTTSILPRLKRKPNPNSYGIGALAKSSLTGVSGVTRSMKDKVTKPTAMAQGRVAHMIEWQSWGKPSAGPMGGAGHTNLQREKERRMENDAYSDLSDGEKEARFAAGIMQQFAISEATLFGWNSMDGESMGAGSNQGSVAHLSEVNQESITSRDQVLHHSSADVWPHTYVSQGLYCLSSSDAWDPITSQPSGVASPAAGSYIMATGEDRIVPVNASLTVSDSLPVATCLMTVPGGSSGAGGTPGEGYEGTVGGYLQQHQAHLTLQQHNQLQQLQHLHHYQQQQFLQYQQQQSMDHRPHSASHSLQATPNSTIHSLGPPTHPRLADLWGSAQVEPHHVEIVGQLSGQMGDMVGGVVETVGEEPEPESEDIAEQHEEEEEELTKVEEVTFTLEPERFSLTPSPLRDEGSSTRGSSPGLPAQIPESDRIPLDVTSCVVQLLEKDEEAEDGSIVVVATN; encoded by the exons ttGTCCATGGAGGACACTACTTCCATTCTGCCTCGTCTCAAGAGGAAGCCCAACCCCAACTCCTATGGGATCGGTGCCCTGGCTAAGTCCTCTCtgacaggtgtgtcag GTGTGACTCGCTCCATGAAGGACAAAGTGACCAAGCCCACTGCCATGGCCCAGGGTCGCGTGGCCCACATGATCGAATGGCAGAGCTGGGGCAAACCATCTGCGGGGCCGATGGGGGGTGCGGGGCATACCAACCtacagagggaaaaggagaggaggatggaaaacGACGCTTACAGCGACCTCAGCGACGGCGAGAAGGAGGCTCGCTTCGCTGCAG GCATCATGCAGCAGTTCGCCATCTCTGAGGCGACGCTGTTTGGCTGGAACTCGATGGACGGGGAGAGCATGGGAGCCGGGTCCAACCAGGGCAGCGTCGCTCACCTCAGTGAGGTCAACCAGGAGAGCATCACCAGCAGAG ACCAGGTGCTCCATCACTCCTCTGCGGATGTCTGGCCTCACACCTACGTCTCGCAGGGTCTGTACTGCCTGTCGTCCTCAGACGCCTGGGACCCAATCACCAGCCAGCCCTCGGGCGTGGCGTCACCTGCTGCAGGCTCCTACATCATGGCAACAGGTGAGGACCGAATCGTCCCTGTTAACGCTTCTTTGACCGTGTCTGATTCGCTACCTGTGGCAACATGTTTAATGACCGTTCCAGGTGGCAGCAGTGGAGCAGGGGGGACACCTGGTGAGGGCTACGAGGGGACAGTAGGCGGTTACCTTCAGCAGCACCAGGCTCATCTcaccctgcagcagcacaaccaACTCCAACAGCTCCAACACCTTCACCACTACCAGCAGCAACAGTTCCTGCAGtaccaacaacaacag TCTATGGACCACAGGCCACACAGTGCCTCCCATTCCCTCCAAGCCACTCCCAACAGCACCATCCACAGTCTGGGACCGCCCACCCACCCTCGGCTCGCTGACCTGTGGGGATCCGCGCAGGTCGAACCACACCAC GTGGAGATTGTCGGGCAGCTGAGTGGACAGATGGGTGATATGGTCGGAGGAGTGGTGGAGACCGTCGGAGAGGAGCCAGAGCCCGAGTCTGAAGACATCGCCGAACAgcatgaagaggaagaggaggagctgacgAAG GTGGAAGAGGTAACATTTACCTTGGAGCCGGAGCGGTTCTCTTTGACCCCGTCCCCGCTGAGAGATGAGGGCTCATCCACCAGAGGCTCAAGTCCAGGACTGCCAGCACAGATCCCAGAATCTGACAGGATACCGCTGGACGTCACGTCCTGCGTCgtccagctgctggagaaggACGAGGAGGCAGAGGACGGCTCCATCGTTGTcgttgcaaccaactga
- the fam131ba gene encoding uncharacterized protein fam131ba isoform X7, translating to MGCIGSRTITADAVPVRKDGDQLSMEDTTSILPRLKRKPNPNSYGIGALAKSSLTGVTRSMKDKVTKPTAMAQGRVAHMIEWQSWGKPSAGPMGGAGHTNLQREKERRMENDAYSDLSDGEKEARFAAGIMQQFAISEATLFGWNSMDGESMGAGSNQGSVAHLSEVNQESITSRDQVLHHSSADVWPHTYVSQGLYCLSSSDAWDPITSQPSGVASPAAGSYIMATGEDRIVPVNASLTVSDSLPVATCLMTVPGGSSGAGGTPGEGYEGTVGGYLQQHQAHLTLQQHNQLQQLQHLHHYQQQQFLQYQQQQSMDHRPHSASHSLQATPNSTIHSLGPPTHPRLADLWGSAQVEPHHVEIVGQLSGQMGDMVGGVVETVGEEPEPESEDIAEQHEEEEEELTKVEEVTFTLEPERFSLTPSPLRDEGSSTRGSSPGLPAQIPESDRIPLDVTSCVVQLLEKDEEAEDGSIVVVATN from the exons ttGTCCATGGAGGACACTACTTCCATTCTGCCTCGTCTCAAGAGGAAGCCCAACCCCAACTCCTATGGGATCGGTGCCCTGGCTAAGTCCTCTCtgacag GTGTGACTCGCTCCATGAAGGACAAAGTGACCAAGCCCACTGCCATGGCCCAGGGTCGCGTGGCCCACATGATCGAATGGCAGAGCTGGGGCAAACCATCTGCGGGGCCGATGGGGGGTGCGGGGCATACCAACCtacagagggaaaaggagaggaggatggaaaacGACGCTTACAGCGACCTCAGCGACGGCGAGAAGGAGGCTCGCTTCGCTGCAG GCATCATGCAGCAGTTCGCCATCTCTGAGGCGACGCTGTTTGGCTGGAACTCGATGGACGGGGAGAGCATGGGAGCCGGGTCCAACCAGGGCAGCGTCGCTCACCTCAGTGAGGTCAACCAGGAGAGCATCACCAGCAGAG ACCAGGTGCTCCATCACTCCTCTGCGGATGTCTGGCCTCACACCTACGTCTCGCAGGGTCTGTACTGCCTGTCGTCCTCAGACGCCTGGGACCCAATCACCAGCCAGCCCTCGGGCGTGGCGTCACCTGCTGCAGGCTCCTACATCATGGCAACAGGTGAGGACCGAATCGTCCCTGTTAACGCTTCTTTGACCGTGTCTGATTCGCTACCTGTGGCAACATGTTTAATGACCGTTCCAGGTGGCAGCAGTGGAGCAGGGGGGACACCTGGTGAGGGCTACGAGGGGACAGTAGGCGGTTACCTTCAGCAGCACCAGGCTCATCTcaccctgcagcagcacaaccaACTCCAACAGCTCCAACACCTTCACCACTACCAGCAGCAACAGTTCCTGCAGtaccaacaacaacag TCTATGGACCACAGGCCACACAGTGCCTCCCATTCCCTCCAAGCCACTCCCAACAGCACCATCCACAGTCTGGGACCGCCCACCCACCCTCGGCTCGCTGACCTGTGGGGATCCGCGCAGGTCGAACCACACCAC GTGGAGATTGTCGGGCAGCTGAGTGGACAGATGGGTGATATGGTCGGAGGAGTGGTGGAGACCGTCGGAGAGGAGCCAGAGCCCGAGTCTGAAGACATCGCCGAACAgcatgaagaggaagaggaggagctgacgAAG GTGGAAGAGGTAACATTTACCTTGGAGCCGGAGCGGTTCTCTTTGACCCCGTCCCCGCTGAGAGATGAGGGCTCATCCACCAGAGGCTCAAGTCCAGGACTGCCAGCACAGATCCCAGAATCTGACAGGATACCGCTGGACGTCACGTCCTGCGTCgtccagctgctggagaaggACGAGGAGGCAGAGGACGGCTCCATCGTTGTcgttgcaaccaactga
- the fam131ba gene encoding uncharacterized protein fam131ba isoform X10, translated as MKDKVTKPTAMAQGRVAHMIEWQSWGKPSAGPMGGAGHTNLQREKERRMENDAYSDLSDGEKEARFAAGIMQQFAISEATLFGWNSMDGESMGAGSNQGSVAHLSEVNQESITSRDQVLHHSSADVWPHTYVSQGLYCLSSSDAWDPITSQPSGVASPAAGSYIMATGEDRIVPVNASLTVSDSLPVATCLMTVPGGSSGAGGTPGEGYEGTVGGYLQQHQAHLTLQQHNQLQQLQHLHHYQQQQFLQYQQQQSMDHRPHSASHSLQATPNSTIHSLGPPTHPRLADLWGSAQVEPHHVEIVGQLSGQMGDMVGGVVETVGEEPEPESEDIAEQHEEEEEELTKVEEVTFTLEPERFSLTPSPLRDEGSSTRGSSPGLPAQIPESDRIPLDVTSCVVQLLEKDEEAEDGSIVVVATN; from the exons ATGAAGGACAAAGTGACCAAGCCCACTGCCATGGCCCAGGGTCGCGTGGCCCACATGATCGAATGGCAGAGCTGGGGCAAACCATCTGCGGGGCCGATGGGGGGTGCGGGGCATACCAACCtacagagggaaaaggagaggaggatggaaaacGACGCTTACAGCGACCTCAGCGACGGCGAGAAGGAGGCTCGCTTCGCTGCAG GCATCATGCAGCAGTTCGCCATCTCTGAGGCGACGCTGTTTGGCTGGAACTCGATGGACGGGGAGAGCATGGGAGCCGGGTCCAACCAGGGCAGCGTCGCTCACCTCAGTGAGGTCAACCAGGAGAGCATCACCAGCAGAG ACCAGGTGCTCCATCACTCCTCTGCGGATGTCTGGCCTCACACCTACGTCTCGCAGGGTCTGTACTGCCTGTCGTCCTCAGACGCCTGGGACCCAATCACCAGCCAGCCCTCGGGCGTGGCGTCACCTGCTGCAGGCTCCTACATCATGGCAACAGGTGAGGACCGAATCGTCCCTGTTAACGCTTCTTTGACCGTGTCTGATTCGCTACCTGTGGCAACATGTTTAATGACCGTTCCAGGTGGCAGCAGTGGAGCAGGGGGGACACCTGGTGAGGGCTACGAGGGGACAGTAGGCGGTTACCTTCAGCAGCACCAGGCTCATCTcaccctgcagcagcacaaccaACTCCAACAGCTCCAACACCTTCACCACTACCAGCAGCAACAGTTCCTGCAGtaccaacaacaacag TCTATGGACCACAGGCCACACAGTGCCTCCCATTCCCTCCAAGCCACTCCCAACAGCACCATCCACAGTCTGGGACCGCCCACCCACCCTCGGCTCGCTGACCTGTGGGGATCCGCGCAGGTCGAACCACACCAC GTGGAGATTGTCGGGCAGCTGAGTGGACAGATGGGTGATATGGTCGGAGGAGTGGTGGAGACCGTCGGAGAGGAGCCAGAGCCCGAGTCTGAAGACATCGCCGAACAgcatgaagaggaagaggaggagctgacgAAG GTGGAAGAGGTAACATTTACCTTGGAGCCGGAGCGGTTCTCTTTGACCCCGTCCCCGCTGAGAGATGAGGGCTCATCCACCAGAGGCTCAAGTCCAGGACTGCCAGCACAGATCCCAGAATCTGACAGGATACCGCTGGACGTCACGTCCTGCGTCgtccagctgctggagaaggACGAGGAGGCAGAGGACGGCTCCATCGTTGTcgttgcaaccaactga